A stretch of the Streptomyces sp. NBC_00078 genome encodes the following:
- a CDS encoding IS1182 family transposase: MARASNPGGTTAMWVRDHLGRLWRDEDFADWYPRDGRPGLSPAQLATVCVLQFLLGLSDRQAAEAVRCRIDFKYAPAMELDDPGFHHSVLADFRDRLTEDGRADRLLDLALARLKEAGLVRERTTQRTDSTHVLAAVRDLTRLELVTEAVRAALEELAGIAPHLLTGLVDEEWGRRYGRPVRLGKNPTRPKTRILATGNDAARLIGHLGQHGPERLSGPRVQALRQIMVQNYYRDGAGRLRWRTAEDGGLPPSAVAVVSPYDPTARYARRGHVTRWRGFVAHLTETCSPDGVNVITDVATTDATSYDAKALPGIHTRLKRRGLLPAEHLVDGGYTSLVHLEQAAREHQVTVTGPLPVNTTRQNRRNNGFGRDDFHIDFDRRQVTCPQGETSAGWHGPYPTSSPTAAPLIVARFTKSQCRPCPVRTRCTTTADSARSVGFPPRELRDLQLRVRAEQQTPEWQARYAVRSGVEGTINELAHGHGLRRCRYRGQHKAHLQHVFTAIAASIERLSRRPPTGEAPPSRPPTAFQNYLDQHGITRPRSWRSARD; encoded by the coding sequence ATGGCGCGAGCGAGCAATCCGGGCGGTACGACGGCGATGTGGGTGAGAGACCACCTGGGCAGGCTGTGGCGTGACGAGGACTTCGCCGACTGGTACCCGCGTGACGGGCGCCCGGGGCTCTCACCCGCCCAGCTGGCCACCGTCTGCGTGCTGCAGTTCCTGCTCGGCCTGTCGGACCGGCAGGCGGCCGAAGCGGTTCGCTGCCGCATCGATTTCAAGTACGCGCCGGCCATGGAACTGGACGATCCCGGCTTCCACCACAGCGTGCTGGCCGACTTCCGCGACCGTCTCACCGAGGACGGCCGAGCCGACCGTCTCCTGGACCTCGCGCTCGCGCGCCTGAAGGAGGCCGGTCTCGTCCGCGAGCGCACCACCCAGCGCACGGACTCCACCCACGTCTTGGCCGCGGTGCGCGACCTGACCCGCCTGGAACTGGTCACCGAAGCTGTCCGCGCCGCGCTGGAAGAGCTGGCCGGCATAGCTCCGCACTTGCTGACCGGCTTGGTCGACGAGGAGTGGGGGCGCCGCTACGGCCGCCCGGTCCGTCTGGGCAAGAACCCCACCCGCCCCAAGACCAGGATCCTCGCCACTGGCAACGACGCCGCCCGGCTAATCGGGCACCTCGGGCAGCACGGGCCGGAACGCCTGTCCGGGCCCCGGGTCCAGGCCCTGCGGCAGATCATGGTTCAGAACTACTACCGCGACGGGGCCGGCCGCCTGCGCTGGCGCACCGCCGAGGACGGCGGGCTGCCGCCCTCGGCCGTCGCGGTTGTCTCGCCCTACGACCCGACGGCCCGCTACGCGCGCCGCGGACATGTCACCCGCTGGAGAGGGTTCGTCGCACATCTCACCGAGACCTGTTCTCCTGACGGCGTCAACGTGATCACCGATGTGGCGACCACCGACGCCACCAGCTACGACGCGAAGGCTCTGCCCGGCATCCACACCCGGCTCAAGCGCCGCGGGCTGCTGCCCGCCGAGCATCTGGTCGACGGCGGCTACACCTCCCTGGTCCATCTGGAACAGGCAGCCCGCGAACACCAGGTCACGGTCACCGGACCACTGCCGGTCAACACCACCCGCCAGAACCGCAGGAACAACGGCTTCGGCCGCGACGACTTCCACATCGACTTCGACCGCCGGCAGGTCACCTGCCCGCAGGGCGAGACCAGCGCAGGATGGCACGGCCCCTACCCGACCTCCTCACCCACCGCGGCACCTCTGATCGTCGCACGGTTCACCAAGAGCCAGTGCCGTCCCTGCCCGGTCCGCACCCGCTGCACGACCACCGCCGACAGCGCCCGGAGCGTGGGCTTCCCCCCGCGAGAACTCCGCGACCTGCAACTCCGCGTCCGCGCCGAACAGCAGACACCCGAATGGCAGGCCCGCTACGCGGTCCGCTCCGGAGTGGAAGGCACCATCAACGAGCTCGCCCACGGACACGGCCTGCGCCGCTGCCGCTACCGAGGACAGCACAAAGCCCACTTACAGCACGTGTTCACAGCCATCGCCGCGAGCATCGAGCGCCTCAGCCGACGGCCGCCGACCGGAGAAGCACCTCCGTCCCGGCCGCCGACCGCCTTCCAGAACTACTTGGACCAGCACGGAATCACCCGGCCAAGGTCTTGGCGGTCCGCCAGAGACTGA
- a CDS encoding zinc-binding dehydrogenase has translation MFAVYAARIDRDQPLNGLELGDRPAPPARSGWSVVNVRAASLNHHDLWSLKGVGLPEDKLPMILGCDAAGVDEDGNEVVLHSVIGQSGHGVGPSEPRSILTEHYQGTFAEQVAVPTWNILPKPRELSFEEAACLPTAWLTAYRMLFTNAGVRPGDSVLVQGAGGGVATAAIVLGKAAGLRVFATSRDEAKRKRAVELGAVEALESGARLPQRVDAVIETVGAATWSHSVKSLKPGGTLVISGATSGDRPSHAELTRIFFLELKVVGSTMGTKDELEDLLSFCAATGVRPVIDEVLPMDRAREGFERMASGEQFGKIVLTNG, from the coding sequence ATGTTCGCCGTCTACGCCGCCCGAATCGACCGCGACCAGCCGCTCAACGGCCTTGAACTGGGGGACCGTCCGGCTCCCCCGGCCCGGTCCGGCTGGAGTGTCGTCAACGTCAGGGCCGCCTCCCTCAACCACCACGACCTCTGGTCCCTCAAGGGCGTGGGTCTGCCCGAGGACAAACTGCCGATGATCCTCGGCTGCGACGCCGCCGGTGTCGACGAGGACGGCAACGAGGTCGTCCTGCACTCCGTGATCGGACAGAGCGGTCACGGTGTCGGCCCCAGTGAACCCCGTTCCATCCTCACCGAGCACTACCAGGGCACCTTCGCCGAACAGGTCGCCGTGCCGACCTGGAACATCCTGCCCAAGCCCAGGGAGCTCTCCTTCGAGGAGGCCGCCTGTCTGCCGACGGCCTGGCTGACGGCGTACCGCATGCTCTTCACCAACGCGGGTGTACGGCCCGGCGACTCGGTCCTCGTCCAGGGCGCAGGCGGTGGTGTCGCCACCGCCGCGATCGTCCTCGGAAAGGCAGCGGGGCTGCGGGTCTTCGCGACCAGCCGTGACGAGGCCAAGCGGAAGCGGGCCGTGGAACTGGGTGCCGTCGAGGCGCTCGAGTCGGGGGCCCGGCTGCCGCAGCGGGTGGACGCCGTCATCGAGACCGTCGGCGCGGCGACGTGGTCGCACTCCGTGAAGTCGCTGAAGCCCGGCGGCACGCTCGTCATCTCCGGTGCGACGAGCGGTGACCGGCCCTCCCACGCCGAACTGACGCGCATCTTCTTCCTGGAGCTCAAGGTCGTCGGTTCCACGATGGGCACCAAGGACGAACTGGAGGACCTGCTCTCCTTCTGCGCCGCCACCGGAGTGCGTCCCGTCATCGACGAGGTGCTGCCGATGGACCGGGCCCGTGAAGGCTTCGAACGGATGGCGTCCGGCGAGCAGTTCGGGAAGATCGTGCTCACCAACGGCTGA
- a CDS encoding HTH domain-containing protein: MTEATDLAERAGDRDPRVGLRAVAALRRLLEQLESVQVRSARNQGWSWQEIAAELGVSRQAVHKKYGRH; the protein is encoded by the coding sequence ATGACCGAAGCAACGGATCTCGCCGAGCGCGCGGGCGACCGCGATCCACGGGTCGGACTACGCGCCGTCGCCGCGCTGCGCAGGCTGCTGGAGCAGTTGGAGTCGGTGCAGGTGCGCAGTGCGCGCAATCAGGGCTGGTCGTGGCAGGAGATCGCCGCGGAACTCGGTGTGAGCAGGCAGGCCGTGCACAAGAAGTACGGGAGGCATTGA
- a CDS encoding Clp protease N-terminal domain-containing protein: MFERFTKNARVVVQAAVAHADGAGAPVVDTEHMLLALLDREGSRASFALASLGVAGERKESVREAVTEARRRAGLSQAETDALAGLGIDVSEIVARVEEVHGVGAMSGGRRDKGSWSGRHPFSRGAKQTLEKSLRIAVAHGDRHIGDEHILLALTVRPGLASELLADRGVTHESLTRVLYGSSEAKAG; the protein is encoded by the coding sequence ATGTTCGAGCGGTTCACGAAGAACGCCCGCGTGGTGGTGCAGGCGGCGGTTGCGCACGCGGACGGGGCGGGGGCACCTGTCGTCGACACCGAGCACATGCTGCTCGCGCTCCTCGACCGCGAAGGCAGCCGCGCCTCGTTCGCGCTCGCCTCGCTCGGGGTGGCCGGTGAACGCAAGGAGTCGGTACGGGAGGCGGTGACCGAGGCCCGACGCCGGGCCGGACTGTCCCAGGCCGAGACCGACGCCCTGGCCGGGCTGGGGATCGACGTGTCGGAGATCGTCGCCCGGGTCGAGGAGGTGCACGGAGTCGGGGCCATGTCCGGCGGCCGCAGGGACAAGGGCTCGTGGTCCGGGCGGCATCCCTTCAGTCGCGGTGCCAAGCAGACCCTTGAGAAGTCGCTGCGCATCGCCGTCGCCCACGGCGACCGGCACATCGGGGACGAGCACATCCTCCTGGCCCTGACCGTCCGTCCCGGTCTGGCCAGCGAACTCCTCGCCGACCGTGGCGTCACGCACGAGTCACTGACCCGGGTGCTGTACGGCAGCTCAGAGGCGAAGGCCGGCTGA
- a CDS encoding PadR family transcriptional regulator: MPPVFAHGRLRLYLLKLLDEAPRHGYEVIRLLEERFQGLYAPSAGTVYPRLAKLEAEGLVTHTTEGGRKVYAITDAGRAELADRSGELADLEVEIRESVAELAAEIRADVRGAAGDLRREMRAAASEARRGGGTKGRGEQDSPLGDFADYADKESWRTAKEEMRRVKQEWKEQARRAKDESRRAREEAQQARRQAKEAQERARAQAQEELQRIGRRVQEQVQDHFARGDWPTGVREGLTELAKEFGDFGKDFGKEFGKDFGFGRGTAGASAPQPEYSHTKEDFPAEYEPSWAHEDATGDPTRDLDRLLDRFRDDIRDAARDHGVTDDQLRDARRHLSTAAAHIGAILRAPRV, translated from the coding sequence ATGCCTCCCGTCTTCGCCCACGGCCGCCTCCGCCTCTACCTGCTGAAGCTGCTGGACGAGGCCCCGCGCCACGGCTACGAGGTGATCCGCCTCCTGGAGGAGCGCTTCCAGGGGCTGTACGCACCGTCGGCAGGCACCGTCTACCCCCGTCTGGCCAAGCTGGAGGCCGAGGGCCTGGTCACCCACACCACCGAGGGCGGCCGCAAGGTCTACGCCATCACGGACGCGGGCCGCGCCGAACTGGCCGACCGCAGCGGCGAGTTGGCCGACCTGGAGGTGGAGATCCGCGAGTCGGTGGCGGAGCTCGCCGCCGAGATCCGGGCCGATGTGCGCGGCGCGGCGGGCGATCTGCGGCGCGAGATGCGGGCCGCTGCCAGCGAGGCGCGCCGCGGTGGTGGCACCAAGGGACGCGGCGAACAGGACTCCCCCTTGGGGGACTTCGCCGACTACGCCGACAAGGAGTCGTGGCGTACCGCCAAGGAGGAGATGCGCCGCGTCAAGCAGGAGTGGAAGGAGCAGGCCCGGCGCGCCAAGGACGAGAGCCGAAGGGCCCGCGAGGAGGCACAACAGGCTCGGCGCCAGGCCAAGGAGGCGCAGGAGCGGGCCCGGGCCCAGGCACAGGAGGAGCTTCAGCGCATCGGCCGACGGGTGCAGGAGCAGGTGCAGGATCACTTCGCGCGAGGCGACTGGCCGACGGGGGTGCGCGAGGGCCTGACCGAACTGGCCAAGGAGTTCGGGGACTTCGGAAAGGACTTCGGCAAGGAGTTCGGGAAGGACTTCGGGTTCGGCCGGGGCACCGCCGGCGCCTCGGCCCCGCAGCCCGAGTACTCGCACACCAAGGAGGACTTCCCCGCCGAGTACGAACCCTCCTGGGCGCACGAGGATGCCACCGGCGACCCGACCCGCGACCTGGACCGTCTGCTCGACCGCTTCCGGGACGACATCCGCGACGCGGCCCGCGACCACGGCGTCACGGACGACCAGCTCCGCGACGCCCGCCGCCACCTGTCGACGGCGGCGGCACACATCGGCGCCATACTGCGCGCGCCGAGGGTCTGA
- a CDS encoding DUF4097 family beta strand repeat-containing protein, translated as MSEWSVTEPRKLTFDEPVQELHVRIVNGTVNVVGTDEGSARLEVTQIEGPPLAVSQRGGTLTVAYEDLPWKGFLKWLDRKGWRRSAVVSLAVPADTRVEVGVVGAAAMVSGLDGRAEVKGVTGDTTLVRLTGPVRADTVSGNVEAQALSGDLRFNSVSGDLTVVEAGSSVKADSVSGSMIVDLDPAGRPTDISLTSVSGEIAIRLPHPADAQVEANTASGTVSNAFEDLRVSGQWGAKRITGRLGTGSGSLKATTVSGSIALLRRPPAEDEPWDVDPEDTGPEDIALQDIRTENIRPPAEDTATEAGPASTPAAEPHGDSGDNSVSGGGDGASDAPADGTTDKKVL; from the coding sequence ATGTCCGAGTGGTCCGTCACGGAACCCAGGAAACTGACGTTCGACGAGCCCGTACAGGAGCTCCACGTACGCATCGTCAACGGAACGGTGAACGTGGTGGGGACCGACGAAGGTTCCGCCCGCCTGGAGGTCACCCAGATCGAGGGTCCGCCGCTGGCGGTGAGCCAGCGGGGCGGCACCCTGACCGTGGCTTACGAGGACCTCCCCTGGAAGGGCTTCCTCAAGTGGCTCGACCGCAAGGGCTGGCGGCGCAGCGCCGTCGTCTCCCTCGCCGTCCCGGCCGACACGCGCGTCGAGGTGGGTGTCGTCGGCGCCGCGGCCATGGTGTCCGGGCTCGACGGACGCGCGGAAGTCAAGGGCGTCACCGGTGACACGACACTGGTGAGGCTGACCGGCCCGGTCCGCGCGGACACCGTCTCGGGGAACGTGGAGGCGCAGGCCCTCAGCGGTGACCTCCGGTTCAACTCCGTCTCCGGGGACCTGACGGTGGTCGAGGCGGGGTCGTCCGTCAAGGCGGACTCCGTGAGCGGCTCGATGATCGTCGACCTGGACCCGGCCGGCCGTCCGACCGACATCAGCCTGACCAGCGTCTCGGGCGAGATCGCCATCCGGCTCCCCCACCCGGCGGACGCGCAGGTGGAGGCGAACACCGCGAGCGGCACCGTCTCCAACGCCTTCGAGGATCTCCGGGTCAGCGGCCAGTGGGGCGCCAAGAGAATCACCGGCCGGCTCGGTACGGGCAGCGGCAGCCTGAAGGCGACGACCGTCTCGGGCTCGATCGCCCTGCTGCGCAGGCCTCCGGCCGAGGACGAGCCCTGGGACGTGGACCCCGAGGACACCGGCCCCGAGGACATCGCCCTTCAGGACATCCGCACCGAGAACATCCGACCGCCGGCCGAGGACACGGCCACGGAGGCCGGCCCGGCAAGCACCCCGGCAGCCGAACCGCACGGCGACTCGGGGGACAATTCCGTTTCCGGCGGGGGCGACGGTGCGAGTGACGCCCCGGCCGACGGCACGACCGACAAGAAGGTGCTCTGA
- a CDS encoding DUF6104 family protein, which produces MYFTDRGIEELEKRRGEEEVTFEWLAEQLRTFVDLNPDFEVPVERLATWLARLDDEDEDDA; this is translated from the coding sequence ATGTACTTCACGGACCGTGGCATCGAAGAACTGGAGAAGCGGCGTGGCGAGGAAGAAGTCACCTTCGAGTGGCTCGCCGAACAGCTGCGGACGTTCGTCGATCTGAATCCGGACTTCGAAGTGCCGGTGGAGCGCCTGGCGACATGGCTGGCGCGGCTGGACGACGAGGACGAGGACGACGCATAG